A single Nocardioides bizhenqiangii DNA region contains:
- a CDS encoding YciI family protein: MKFVILIHSNPQPWGHPTSAHTAEYQALPQDRQDELGRRWERVFGDADAKAEIVYGCALGDPTASLIFRHDREPVATDGPYSESKEHLAGFFLIDVESEQRAQEIAEAFSCPGDTVELRPTMRPDSES; the protein is encoded by the coding sequence ATGAAGTTCGTGATTCTCATCCACTCGAATCCCCAGCCCTGGGGTCACCCGACGAGCGCGCACACAGCGGAGTACCAGGCGCTGCCCCAGGACAGGCAGGACGAGCTCGGGCGCCGGTGGGAGCGCGTGTTCGGTGACGCCGATGCCAAGGCCGAGATCGTCTACGGCTGCGCTCTCGGCGATCCGACCGCCTCCTTGATCTTCCGGCACGACCGAGAGCCGGTAGCCACGGACGGCCCGTACTCGGAGAGCAAGGAACACCTTGCCGGGTTCTTCCTCATCGACGTCGAGTCCGAGCAGCGTGCCCAGGAGATCGCCGAGGCGTTCTCCTGTCCCGGCGACACGGTCGAACTGCGCCCGACGATGAGGCCGGACAGCGAGTCCTGA